A window of Streptomyces sp. DG1A-41 contains these coding sequences:
- a CDS encoding transglycosylase domain-containing protein, producing the protein MPKKRSGGGLSPTQQAAKFLGVSVLAGAVLAGIALPAVGALGLAAKGSVESFDELPANMKTPPLSQRTTILDADGGQIATVYSRDRTVVPLKDISPYMQKAIVAIEDSRFYQHGAVDLKGVLRALNKNARSGEVAQGASTLTQQYVKNVFVEEAGDDPTKVAQATQQTIGRKIRELKYAIQVEEELGKKKILENYLNITFFGQQAYGVEAAAQRYFSKSAKDLNVQEAALLAGIVQSPSRYDPVNDGAEATKRRNIVLRRMAEVGDISRAQAAEAMKAPLGLKVSKPRNGCITATKGAGFFCDYVREVFLNDPVFGKTKEERAKVWNQGGLTIRTTMDPQAQDAAQASIKDHVYKSDDVATAATLVQPGTGKVLAMGQSRPYGFGKNETQINLSVDQSMGGGMGYQPGSTFKPIVAAAALEGGMPANKVYSSPYQMAYPSPVSACDGKTWKNSRTNPARLENENESEVGPYDMKEATAKSVNTYYVQMISDIGICPVTTMAKKMGVVRADGDKMPQVPSIALGTQEMSPLTMANAYATFASRGMHCTPVAIESVTQRVGDQTKSLPVPKSTCSRAMSEKTADTVNALLRGVVEDGTGKKAGLDSRPSAGKTGTTDERYAAWFVGYTPNMAGAVWVGDPAHKRKMTNITIGGRSYDKVFGGEVPGPIWGDMMNGALEGKPVEDFNTVHIPDGVDRDRGDGNGDDEGRDDGDNGNGLIGGLVGGNNGGGGDQPFPTPSFSIPEGFFRGQGNGGGNGNGGRFG; encoded by the coding sequence ATGCCAAAGAAGCGCTCGGGCGGTGGTCTGTCACCCACGCAGCAGGCCGCCAAGTTCCTCGGTGTCAGTGTTCTCGCGGGAGCCGTGCTGGCCGGTATCGCGCTGCCCGCGGTGGGCGCGCTGGGGCTGGCGGCGAAGGGATCGGTCGAGAGCTTCGACGAGCTCCCGGCCAACATGAAGACCCCGCCCCTGAGTCAGCGCACCACGATCCTCGACGCCGACGGCGGCCAGATCGCCACGGTCTACTCGCGCGACCGCACGGTGGTCCCCCTCAAGGACATCTCGCCGTACATGCAGAAGGCGATCGTCGCGATCGAGGACTCGCGCTTCTACCAGCACGGCGCTGTCGACCTGAAGGGCGTCCTGCGCGCCCTCAACAAGAACGCGCGCAGCGGCGAGGTCGCCCAGGGCGCCTCGACCCTGACGCAGCAGTATGTGAAGAACGTCTTCGTCGAGGAGGCCGGCGACGACCCGACGAAGGTCGCGCAGGCCACCCAGCAGACCATCGGCCGTAAGATCCGCGAACTGAAGTACGCGATCCAGGTCGAGGAGGAGCTCGGGAAGAAGAAGATCCTCGAGAACTACCTGAACATCACGTTCTTCGGCCAGCAGGCCTACGGCGTCGAGGCCGCGGCCCAGCGCTACTTCTCCAAGTCGGCCAAGGACCTGAACGTCCAGGAGGCGGCCCTCCTCGCCGGCATCGTCCAGTCGCCCAGCCGGTACGACCCGGTCAACGACGGGGCGGAGGCCACCAAGCGCCGCAACATCGTGCTCAGGCGCATGGCCGAGGTCGGCGACATCTCCCGGGCGCAGGCCGCCGAGGCGATGAAGGCGCCGCTGGGCCTGAAGGTCAGCAAGCCCAGGAACGGCTGCATCACGGCGACCAAGGGCGCGGGCTTCTTCTGCGACTACGTGCGCGAGGTCTTCCTGAACGACCCGGTCTTCGGCAAGACCAAGGAGGAGCGGGCGAAGGTCTGGAACCAGGGCGGCCTCACCATCCGCACCACCATGGACCCCCAGGCCCAGGACGCGGCACAGGCGTCCATCAAGGACCACGTCTACAAGAGTGACGACGTGGCCACCGCCGCCACCCTCGTCCAGCCCGGCACCGGCAAGGTCCTTGCCATGGGCCAGTCGCGTCCGTACGGCTTCGGCAAGAACGAGACGCAGATCAACCTCTCCGTCGACCAGTCGATGGGCGGCGGCATGGGCTACCAGCCCGGTTCGACGTTCAAGCCGATCGTGGCCGCCGCGGCCCTCGAGGGCGGCATGCCGGCGAACAAGGTGTACTCCTCGCCGTACCAGATGGCCTACCCGAGCCCGGTCTCCGCCTGCGACGGCAAGACCTGGAAGAACAGCCGGACCAACCCCGCCAGGCTCGAGAACGAGAACGAGTCCGAGGTCGGGCCGTACGACATGAAGGAAGCGACCGCCAAGTCGGTCAACACCTACTACGTGCAGATGATCAGCGACATCGGCATCTGTCCGGTCACGACGATGGCGAAGAAGATGGGCGTCGTGCGGGCCGACGGCGACAAGATGCCCCAGGTGCCCTCCATCGCCCTCGGCACCCAGGAGATGTCCCCGCTGACCATGGCGAACGCGTACGCGACCTTCGCCTCGCGCGGGATGCACTGCACGCCGGTCGCCATCGAGTCGGTCACCCAGCGCGTCGGCGACCAGACGAAGTCGCTCCCGGTCCCGAAGTCCACCTGCTCGCGTGCGATGTCGGAGAAGACCGCCGACACCGTCAATGCACTGCTGCGGGGCGTCGTCGAGGACGGTACGGGTAAGAAGGCCGGCCTCGACAGCCGTCCCAGTGCCGGCAAGACCGGTACGACGGACGAGCGCTACGCGGCCTGGTTCGTGGGCTACACGCCGAACATGGCCGGCGCCGTGTGGGTCGGCGACCCCGCACACAAGCGGAAGATGACCAACATCACCATCGGCGGCCGGTCGTACGACAAGGTCTTCGGTGGTGAGGTCCCCGGCCCGATCTGGGGCGACATGATGAACGGCGCACTGGAAGGCAAGCCCGTCGAGGACTTCAACACCGTCCACATCCCCGACGGCGTCGACCGGGACCGCGGCGACGGGAACGGCGACGACGAGGGCCGCGACGACGGGGACAACGGCAACGGCCTCATCGGCGGCCTGGTCGGCGGCAACAACGGCGGCGGGGGCGACCAGCCCTTCCCGACGCCTTCGTTCTCCATCCCGGAGGGGTTCTTCCGGGGTCAGGGCAACGGGGGCGGAAACGGGAACGGCGGCCGGTTCGGCTGA
- the wblA gene encoding transcriptional regulator WblA, translating to MGWVTDWSAQAACRTTDPDELFVQGAAQNRAKAVCTGCPVRTECLADALDNRVEFGVWGGMTERERRALLRRRPTVTSWRRLLETARSEYERGTGVVPLDDDEVYENYAAVS from the coding sequence ATGGGCTGGGTAACCGACTGGAGTGCGCAGGCGGCCTGCCGCACTACCGATCCGGATGAACTGTTCGTTCAAGGAGCAGCGCAGAACAGGGCCAAGGCGGTGTGCACCGGATGCCCGGTGCGCACGGAGTGCCTGGCCGACGCGCTGGACAACCGCGTCGAGTTCGGCGTGTGGGGAGGCATGACGGAGCGGGAACGCCGCGCACTGCTGCGCAGGCGGCCCACGGTGACCTCCTGGCGCCGGCTGCTGGAGACCGCGCGCTCGGAGTACGAGCGCGGCACGGGGGTCGTTCCCCTCGACGACGACGAGGTCTACGAGAACTACGCGGCGGTGAGCTGA
- a CDS encoding ArsA-related P-loop ATPase has protein sequence MSRLQVVSGKGGTGKTTVAAALALALATEGKRTLLVEVEGRQGIAQLFETEALPYEERKIAVAPGGGEVYALAIDPELALLDYLQMFYKLGGAGRALKKLGAIDFATTIAPGLRDVLLTGKACEAVRRKDRSGRFAYDYVVMDAPPTGRITRFLNVNDEVAGLAKIGPIHNQAQAVMRVLKSPETAVHLVTLLEEMPVQETVDGIAELRSARLPVGRIIVNMVRPQVLDAADLELVRTVPRSTVARSLSSAGLGGARRGGRAERLVDPLLTQAEEYAERYTLEHEQRAVLAELGLPLHELPLFAEGMDLAGLYELARDLREQGVS, from the coding sequence GTGAGCAGGCTCCAGGTCGTCAGTGGCAAGGGCGGTACCGGCAAGACCACGGTGGCCGCGGCCCTAGCGCTGGCCCTGGCCACGGAAGGGAAGCGGACGCTTCTCGTCGAGGTCGAGGGCCGTCAGGGCATCGCGCAGCTCTTCGAAACGGAAGCGCTGCCTTATGAGGAGCGGAAGATCGCCGTCGCTCCCGGGGGCGGGGAGGTGTACGCGCTGGCCATCGACCCCGAACTGGCCCTTCTGGACTACCTCCAGATGTTCTACAAGCTGGGCGGTGCCGGACGGGCCCTGAAGAAGCTCGGCGCGATCGACTTCGCCACCACCATCGCGCCCGGGCTGAGGGACGTACTCCTCACCGGCAAGGCGTGCGAGGCGGTGCGGCGCAAGGACCGCAGCGGGCGGTTCGCGTACGACTACGTCGTCATGGACGCCCCGCCCACCGGCCGCATCACGCGTTTCCTCAACGTCAACGACGAGGTCGCCGGCCTCGCCAAGATCGGCCCGATACACAATCAGGCACAAGCCGTGATGCGGGTGCTGAAGTCGCCGGAGACGGCCGTGCACCTGGTGACGCTGCTGGAGGAGATGCCCGTCCAGGAGACCGTGGACGGCATCGCCGAGCTGCGGTCGGCGCGGCTGCCGGTGGGGCGGATCATCGTGAACATGGTGCGGCCGCAGGTGTTGGACGCGGCCGACCTGGAACTCGTACGGACGGTCCCGCGTTCCACGGTTGCGCGGTCGCTGTCCTCCGCCGGGCTCGGCGGGGCGAGGCGCGGCGGGCGCGCGGAGCGGCTGGTGGATCCGTTGCTCACGCAGGCCGAGGAGTACGCCGAGCGGTACACGCTGGAGCACGAGCAGCGCGCGGTGCTCGCCGAGCTGGGCCTGCCGCTGCACGAACTGCCGCTGTTCGCCGAGGGCATGGACCTGGCGGGGCTGTACGAGCTGGCCCGCGACCTGCGCGAGCAGGGCGTGTCATGA
- a CDS encoding DUF4177 domain-containing protein, whose amino-acid sequence MTKWEYATVPLLVHATKQILDTWGEDGWELVQVVPGPNNPEQLVAYLKREKQ is encoded by the coding sequence ATGACCAAGTGGGAATACGCAACCGTGCCGCTGCTCGTCCACGCCACGAAGCAGATTCTGGACACCTGGGGCGAGGACGGCTGGGAGCTCGTCCAGGTCGTGCCCGGGCCGAACAACCCCGAGCAGCTCGTGGCCTACCTGAAGCGGGAGAAGCAGTAA
- a CDS encoding RidA family protein — protein MSAVEAKLAELGLTLPDVVPPLAAYQPAVQSGPYVYTAGQLPMVEGKLPVTGKVGAEVTPEEAKELARTCALNALAAVKSVAGDLDRIARVVKVVGFVASASDFTGQPAVLNGASELLGEVLGDKGVHARSAVGVAVLPLDAPVEVEIQVELA, from the coding sequence ATGAGCGCCGTCGAGGCGAAGCTGGCCGAGCTCGGCCTGACCCTGCCCGACGTCGTCCCGCCGCTCGCCGCGTACCAGCCGGCCGTGCAGTCCGGGCCGTACGTGTACACGGCCGGGCAGCTCCCGATGGTGGAGGGCAAGCTTCCGGTCACCGGCAAGGTCGGTGCCGAGGTCACCCCGGAGGAGGCCAAGGAACTGGCGCGTACCTGCGCGCTGAACGCCTTGGCCGCCGTCAAGTCCGTCGCCGGTGACCTGGACCGCATCGCGCGCGTGGTGAAGGTCGTCGGCTTCGTGGCCTCGGCCTCGGACTTCACGGGCCAGCCCGCGGTGCTGAACGGCGCCAGCGAGCTGCTCGGCGAGGTCCTCGGCGACAAGGGCGTGCACGCGCGCAGCGCGGTGGGCGTGGCGGTGCTGCCGCTGGACGCACCGGTGGAGGTCGAAATCCAGGTGGAGCTCGCGTAG
- a CDS encoding NUDIX hydrolase gives MANGQWYPLEWPDRIRALAAGTLTPVTPKRAATVMLLKDTGTGIAVHMLRRRASMAFASGAYAYPGGGVDPRDDDHQVRWSGPTRAWWADRLGVDETTAQAIVCAAVRETYEETGVLLAGPTPDSVVGDTTGADWEADRAALVARDLSFAEFLDRRGLALRSDLLGAWTRWITPEFEARRYDTWFFVAALPEGQRTRNASTEADRTVWIAPDEAAAGYDKGELLMMPPTIATLRQLAAYETAAQALAAAPGRDLRPVLATARLVDGEIVLSWPGHDEFTKHIPNAPTGGATA, from the coding sequence ATGGCGAACGGTCAGTGGTACCCACTGGAGTGGCCGGACCGCATCCGCGCACTCGCGGCCGGCACCCTCACCCCGGTAACCCCGAAGCGCGCGGCCACCGTCATGCTCCTGAAGGACACCGGCACCGGCATCGCCGTCCACATGCTGCGCAGACGCGCCTCCATGGCCTTCGCCTCAGGCGCGTACGCGTATCCGGGCGGCGGCGTCGACCCCCGGGACGACGACCACCAGGTCCGCTGGTCGGGCCCCACGCGTGCGTGGTGGGCGGACCGGCTCGGTGTCGACGAGACGACGGCACAGGCGATCGTCTGCGCGGCCGTGCGGGAGACGTACGAGGAGACGGGCGTGCTGCTCGCCGGCCCGACGCCCGACTCGGTCGTCGGCGACACCACCGGCGCCGACTGGGAAGCCGACCGTGCCGCCCTGGTCGCCCGGGACCTGTCCTTCGCGGAGTTCCTGGACCGCCGCGGCCTGGCGCTGCGCTCCGACCTGCTCGGTGCCTGGACGCGCTGGATCACCCCGGAGTTCGAGGCCCGCCGCTACGACACCTGGTTCTTCGTGGCCGCCCTCCCGGAGGGGCAGCGCACCCGCAACGCCTCCACGGAGGCCGACCGTACGGTGTGGATCGCCCCGGACGAGGCGGCCGCCGGGTACGACAAGGGCGAGCTGCTGATGATGCCGCCGACCATCGCGACCCTGCGTCAGCTGGCGGCGTACGAGACGGCCGCCCAGGCGCTCGCGGCCGCCCCGGGGCGTGACCTCAGGCCCGTCCTGGCCACCGCCCGCCTGGTGGACGGCGAGATCGTGCTCTCCTGGCCGGGCCACGACGAGTTCACCAAGCACATCCCGAACGCCCCGACCGGTGGAGCCACCGCATGA
- a CDS encoding MBL fold metallo-hydrolase: protein MTDAAALPGRPRGGVLSGPATARAVNVLAPNPSAMTLDGTNTWILSEPGSDLAVVVDPGPLDDGHLRHVVAAAEQAGKRVALTLLTHGHPDHAAGAGRFAELTGTRVRALDPALRLGDEGLAAGDVITTGGLELRVVPTPGHTADSLSFHLPADRAVLTGDTILGRGTTVVAHPDGRLGDYLDSLRRLRSLTVDDGVHTVLPGHGPVLEDAQGAVEYYLAHRAHRLAQVETAFEDGYRTPGEVVAHVYADVDRSLWPAAELSVRAQLDYLEEHGLI from the coding sequence ATGACGGACGCAGCAGCCCTTCCCGGCCGGCCTCGCGGCGGGGTCCTCTCGGGGCCCGCCACCGCGCGGGCCGTCAACGTCCTGGCCCCCAACCCGTCGGCGATGACCCTGGACGGCACGAACACCTGGATCCTCTCCGAGCCCGGCTCGGACCTCGCTGTCGTGGTCGACCCGGGCCCGCTCGACGACGGGCACCTGCGCCATGTCGTCGCCGCGGCCGAGCAGGCCGGCAAGCGGGTCGCCCTGACCCTGCTGACCCACGGTCATCCCGACCACGCGGCGGGCGCCGGCCGGTTCGCCGAACTGACCGGCACGCGCGTGCGTGCGCTCGATCCGGCACTGCGGCTGGGCGACGAGGGCCTGGCCGCCGGAGACGTGATCACCACCGGCGGCCTGGAGCTGAGGGTCGTGCCCACCCCCGGCCACACCGCCGACTCCCTCTCCTTCCATCTCCCGGCCGACCGGGCGGTCCTGACCGGTGACACGATCCTGGGCCGCGGGACGACGGTCGTGGCCCACCCCGACGGCCGTCTCGGCGACTACCTGGACTCGCTGAGGCGCCTCAGGTCCCTCACGGTCGACGACGGCGTCCACACGGTCCTGCCGGGCCACGGACCGGTCCTGGAGGACGCCCAGGGCGCCGTCGAGTACTACCTCGCCCACCGCGCCCACCGCCTCGCCCAGGTGGAAACGGCCTTCGAGGACGGCTACCGCACCCCCGGGGAAGTCGTCGCCCACGTCTACGCCGACGTCGACCGCTCCCTGTGGCCGGCGGCGGAACTGTCGGTGCGGGCGCAGCTGGACTACCTGGAGGAGCACGGGCTGATCTAG